Proteins from a genomic interval of Paenibacillus sp. FSL H8-0048:
- the tilS gene encoding tRNA lysidine(34) synthetase TilS, with the protein MEHRKELVESVMEAAAEYELWAPRDTIVVAVSGGPDSVALLRILHEISLTRMPLTLICAHVNHGFRAESAEEAELVRALAGELGIPFELGEFDIPSIIKESGLGPEGAAREKRYQFLIATAHHYQARSVALAHHADDQAETVLMRLLRGSGPSGLAGMRWKRTEKKVELIRPFLRINKTALVGFCQEEGLAYAEDATNLLTQYKRNAVRLEVLPMLEHHNPRVRQSLLQLAEIASAEDEYMEANAAKCFDELVFTEHGKYTLKRAAFATIPSALQRRLIKLILNYLSADSSFMDFSKIEAVRRGTLQEYPTVWTLDMGGGYVCVRQYDTIVFSLRPLNRQVSYTYRLSLTHPRIKLMEIGKVMTMRGLAGEVFCAQEEDYGKNSAWFDGDDLVLPLTIRSRLPGDTIRVMGLNGSKKVKDIYIDDKIPSSERPAIPLVCDALGNIVWIPGVRRSVHAAVGRHTASVLLLTLEDMEQGEQS; encoded by the coding sequence ATGGAGCACAGGAAGGAACTTGTGGAATCCGTAATGGAGGCCGCAGCTGAATATGAGCTGTGGGCGCCTCGTGACACCATTGTAGTCGCAGTTTCCGGAGGGCCGGACTCTGTGGCTCTTTTGCGTATTCTGCATGAGATCTCCCTGACCCGGATGCCGCTGACGCTGATATGCGCCCATGTCAATCACGGCTTCAGAGCCGAATCGGCAGAGGAAGCAGAGCTGGTGCGGGCCCTCGCGGGAGAGCTGGGCATTCCCTTCGAGCTGGGCGAATTCGATATTCCGTCCATTATTAAGGAGAGCGGTCTCGGCCCTGAAGGTGCTGCGCGGGAGAAGCGTTACCAGTTCCTGATCGCTACCGCACACCATTATCAGGCGCGCTCGGTGGCGCTGGCCCATCATGCAGATGACCAGGCCGAGACGGTGCTTATGCGGCTGCTGCGGGGGAGCGGGCCATCGGGCCTTGCCGGCATGCGCTGGAAACGGACCGAGAAAAAGGTGGAACTCATCCGCCCCTTCCTGCGTATTAACAAAACGGCTCTTGTCGGCTTTTGCCAGGAGGAGGGCCTGGCTTATGCGGAGGATGCGACTAACCTCCTGACGCAGTACAAGCGGAATGCAGTCAGGCTGGAGGTGCTGCCTATGCTGGAGCACCATAATCCGCGAGTGAGACAATCGCTTCTGCAGCTGGCTGAAATTGCCTCGGCGGAAGATGAATATATGGAGGCGAATGCGGCAAAATGCTTTGATGAGCTGGTTTTCACCGAGCATGGAAAATACACCTTGAAAAGAGCTGCCTTTGCGACCATACCCTCCGCTTTACAACGGCGTTTGATTAAACTAATATTAAATTATCTGTCGGCGGATTCATCATTCATGGATTTTTCCAAGATTGAAGCAGTACGCCGGGGAACGCTGCAGGAATACCCTACCGTCTGGACGCTGGATATGGGTGGCGGTTATGTCTGCGTGCGGCAATATGATACCATTGTGTTCTCGTTAAGGCCCTTGAACCGGCAGGTAAGCTATACATACCGGCTGTCTTTGACTCATCCCCGGATTAAGCTGATGGAGATAGGAAAGGTTATGACGATGAGGGGGCTTGCGGGGGAAGTTTTTTGTGCACAGGAGGAGGATTACGGGAAGAACTCGGCTTGGTTTGACGGGGATGATCTTGTCCTGCCGCTCACCATTCGTTCCCGGTTGCCTGGAGATACCATAAGGGTTATGGGATTAAACGGAAGCAAAAAGGTAAAAGATATTTACATTGATGATAAAATACCTTCTTCCGAACGGCCTGCAATTCCCCTTGTATGTGATGCACTCGGCAATATCGTCTGGATTCCGGGCGTTAGGCGCTCGGTGCATGCCGCAGTTGGGCGGCACACGGCCTCGGTTCTGCTCCTGACCCTGGAAGACATGGAACAGGGCGAACAATCGTAA
- a CDS encoding RNA-binding S4 domain-containing protein gives MRLDKFLKVSRLIKRRTVAKDVSEQGRVLINGRESKPSSTVKIGDEITVQFGQKLVTVKVEKLVETTRKDEAAGMYTLLREEPVAKSTGLDW, from the coding sequence ATGCGTCTGGACAAGTTCCTGAAGGTCTCCCGTCTGATCAAGCGCCGCACCGTGGCCAAGGATGTGTCCGAACAGGGCCGGGTGTTGATCAATGGACGGGAGTCCAAACCGAGTAGCACGGTAAAGATCGGTGACGAGATTACCGTGCAGTTCGGCCAAAAGCTTGTGACGGTCAAAGTGGAAAAGCTGGTGGAAACCACCCGCAAGGACGAGGCCGCCGGAATGTATACCCTGCTCCGTGAAGAACCTGTTGCCAAAAGCACGGGACTCGACTGGTAG
- a CDS encoding HU family DNA-binding protein, protein MNKTDLVNNISEKSGLSKKDVETVLNGMLGEITEALASGDKVQLIGFGTFETRKRSGRTGRNPQSGTPIEIPESTVPAFKAGNKLKEAVN, encoded by the coding sequence ATGAACAAGACAGATCTGGTAAACAACATTTCCGAGAAAAGCGGACTATCCAAAAAAGACGTAGAAACCGTACTTAACGGAATGCTGGGCGAAATTACAGAAGCTCTCGCAAGCGGAGATAAAGTACAGCTGATCGGCTTCGGTACTTTTGAAACGCGCAAACGTTCCGGCCGTACCGGCCGTAACCCGCAATCGGGCACACCTATCGAAATTCCTGAATCCACAGTGCCGGCCTTCAAGGCAGGCAACAAGCTCAAAGAAGCCGTTAACTAA
- the yabP gene encoding sporulation protein YabP, which translates to MIEPAKVNKQHDLHMRSRKQIELTGVQNVESFDSEEFLLSTELGQLTIRGTHLHIKNLSLENGMLSLEGNVHSLIYLDPGAQGKNKGILRKLFK; encoded by the coding sequence ATGATCGAGCCAGCCAAAGTCAACAAACAGCATGATCTGCACATGCGCAGCCGCAAGCAGATTGAGCTTACCGGTGTGCAGAATGTGGAGAGCTTTGACAGCGAAGAGTTTCTGCTGAGTACAGAACTTGGTCAGCTGACTATTCGGGGGACTCATTTACATATCAAGAATCTAAGTCTGGAGAATGGAATGCTGTCCCTTGAAGGCAATGTTCATTCCCTGATTTATCTGGACCCCGGGGCGCAAGGCAAAAATAAAGGGATTCTCCGCAAGCTGTTTAAATGA
- the hpt gene encoding hypoxanthine phosphoribosyltransferase yields the protein MQNDIQEILISEEEIQQRIRELGAQLSKEYADRTPLVICVLKGAFIFMADLVKVITVPVEMDFMAVSSYGGTTKSSGVVKIIKDLDTSVEGRDVLIVEDIIDSGLTLSYLIDMLQGRNAASVNVVTLFDKPSGRAVNLEAQYTGFVIPDAFLVGYGLDYAELYRNLPYVGVLKPEIYTK from the coding sequence TTGCAGAATGATATTCAGGAAATCTTGATCAGCGAAGAAGAAATTCAACAAAGAATCAGGGAGCTTGGCGCCCAGCTGAGCAAGGAATATGCAGACCGCACACCTTTAGTGATTTGTGTACTCAAAGGTGCGTTTATTTTTATGGCGGATCTGGTTAAAGTGATTACAGTACCCGTTGAAATGGACTTCATGGCGGTATCCAGCTACGGCGGTACAACCAAATCATCCGGCGTAGTCAAAATCATCAAGGATTTGGATACATCGGTTGAAGGCCGTGATGTTCTGATTGTCGAGGATATTATCGACAGTGGCCTTACACTCAGCTATCTGATTGACATGCTGCAGGGGCGCAATGCCGCTTCTGTCAATGTAGTCACTCTGTTCGACAAGCCGTCAGGCCGCGCAGTGAATCTTGAAGCCCAATATACCGGCTTTGTGATTCCTGATGCATTCCTCGTAGGCTATGGACTGGACTATGCCGAGCTGTACCGGAACCTCCCTTACGTCGGTGTACTGAAGCCTGAGATTTATACCAAATGA
- a CDS encoding S1 domain-containing RNA-binding protein, which translates to MAIEVGTKLEGKVTGITHFGAFVDLSGGVTGLVHISEIADNYVKDVNDHLKIADVVTVKVINVDKDGKIGLSIKQAVDKPASEVRPPRAPRPERPSGGDRFGGGGGSGGGGGGFNRERGGRPFKPAAGKPSFEDKMSRFLKDSEERISSIKKNTEGKRGGRGAKRV; encoded by the coding sequence ATGGCAATTGAAGTGGGCACCAAGTTAGAGGGCAAGGTGACAGGCATCACGCATTTCGGAGCATTTGTGGATCTGTCAGGAGGTGTCACAGGTCTCGTTCACATCTCGGAGATCGCCGATAACTACGTCAAGGATGTTAACGATCATTTGAAGATTGCGGATGTAGTAACCGTTAAGGTGATCAATGTTGACAAGGACGGCAAGATCGGACTTTCCATTAAGCAAGCCGTTGATAAGCCGGCATCGGAAGTACGTCCCCCCAGAGCTCCAAGACCTGAACGTCCAAGCGGTGGAGACCGTTTCGGCGGCGGAGGCGGCAGTGGCGGAGGCGGCGGTGGATTCAATCGTGAACGGGGTGGGCGTCCATTCAAGCCTGCAGCCGGTAAACCTTCATTCGAGGATAAAATGTCACGCTTCCTGAAAGACAGCGAAGAACGGATATCTTCGATCAAGAAGAACACAGAAGGAAAGCGCGGCGGCCGTGGAGCCAAGCGCGTATAA
- a CDS encoding FtsB family cell division protein, which yields MNRFSAEEKNTNQNASAAGAKRRKFIWILVMAIFFGWAGFTFFAQSAAIADKSEQLARKKENSESVTATLNQLKYEVSRLNDDEYIGQLARKWYNMYPAGELPIRTEQSGQ from the coding sequence ATGAACAGATTCTCTGCGGAAGAGAAGAATACGAACCAGAATGCTTCGGCCGCAGGCGCGAAGAGAAGAAAGTTTATATGGATTCTTGTGATGGCTATTTTCTTCGGCTGGGCCGGATTCACTTTCTTTGCCCAGAGCGCAGCAATCGCCGACAAGAGCGAACAGCTCGCCCGTAAGAAAGAGAACAGTGAGAGTGTAACAGCCACGCTGAATCAATTGAAATATGAGGTCTCGCGGCTGAATGACGATGAGTATATCGGACAATTAGCACGTAAATGGTACAATATGTATCCTGCAGGGGAATTACCCATCCGTACCGAGCAATCCGGGCAATAA
- the spoIIE gene encoding stage II sporulation protein E has protein sequence MSKSNVVNLPEWTRAGSKDKNQKEAFGTRLTAWGTRLPMVQFIAVKKWALLLSLMGFLLGRAMILDELTPFAAAYFAVIVFMRRDSMLPVAAAIVLGSLFTPFPGALVVAAELIIFYLIYKGLENFQRVDLSYAPLMVFVASFMVGLFQVVMGPSLTWYPLMMAAIDAILGFVLTLVFLQALPLFTYKQKSRALRNEEVLCLIILLASVMTGLVGWTINGLSLEHVLSRFLILIFALAGGAPLGAAVGVVTGLILSLADIGAIYQMSLLAFSGMLAGMMQSGRKGAVSIGMLLGSTILSVYFMGPGDVMNSTWETCAAVVLFLLTPKGLITAIAKYVPGTADHSRSQHEYARRVRDITADRVTQFSQVFQQLSSSFGQIPRAAEAGKSDREMEDFMNTVTEGACAGCIRRTHCWDAKFYQTYRYMTDMMTTVEECPDITAAQLPPEWSRICGRTGEVLEVMKGQYELYQHDMRWKRQIYDSRQFVAEQLSGVSQVMEDLAKEIKREGQAMYRQESQIREALEKLGLSIHSIEILSLDPGRVEIEVVHAYTRGFDECRKMIAPLLSDILEENIAVVSETAVHPREGLSMVTFGSAKAYEICSGVAAAAMGGDMLSGDSFSTVELGNGTFAVSISDGMGNGERARMESSAALSMLEKLLQSGMDEKLAVKSVNSILLLRSPDEFYATVDMALIDQYSAQTIFMKIASAPSFIRRGSEVIPVTASNLPIGIIKDIEVDLVTMQLRPGDILIMMTDGIYDAPGYAVNKEIWMKRLIQELEGDDPQDMADELLDKVIRYQGNEVHDDMTIVVSRVDHYHPEWSSLHMPGVGRMERPRTVS, from the coding sequence ATGAGTAAAAGCAATGTGGTGAATTTGCCGGAGTGGACAAGAGCAGGAAGCAAAGACAAAAATCAGAAAGAAGCCTTTGGTACGCGCCTTACGGCGTGGGGCACCAGGCTGCCGATGGTCCAGTTCATCGCGGTTAAGAAGTGGGCGCTGCTCCTTAGCCTAATGGGCTTTTTGCTGGGACGGGCTATGATCCTGGATGAGCTTACCCCGTTTGCTGCTGCTTATTTTGCCGTCATTGTATTTATGCGCAGGGATTCCATGCTCCCTGTGGCTGCAGCCATCGTGCTCGGCAGTCTCTTCACACCGTTTCCGGGTGCCCTCGTGGTTGCGGCAGAGCTGATTATTTTTTATCTGATCTACAAAGGGCTGGAGAACTTCCAGCGGGTGGATCTGTCTTATGCCCCATTGATGGTGTTCGTAGCTTCTTTTATGGTGGGACTGTTCCAGGTCGTTATGGGTCCTTCACTCACGTGGTATCCGCTGATGATGGCGGCCATTGATGCCATACTCGGGTTCGTGCTGACGCTTGTATTCCTGCAGGCGCTTCCTTTATTCACCTATAAGCAGAAAAGCAGGGCACTCCGCAATGAGGAGGTACTCTGTTTGATCATCCTGCTGGCTTCCGTTATGACTGGCCTTGTCGGATGGACTATTAACGGGCTCTCACTGGAGCATGTGTTATCGCGGTTTCTGATTCTGATCTTTGCCCTGGCCGGGGGAGCGCCGCTTGGTGCTGCGGTTGGCGTAGTGACCGGGCTGATCCTCAGTCTGGCCGATATCGGAGCCATCTATCAAATGAGCCTGCTGGCCTTTTCCGGGATGCTGGCAGGGATGATGCAGTCCGGACGCAAAGGGGCGGTCTCCATCGGGATGCTGCTGGGATCAACGATTCTATCGGTCTATTTCATGGGACCGGGCGATGTCATGAATTCCACCTGGGAGACCTGTGCAGCCGTAGTATTGTTTCTTCTAACACCTAAGGGGCTGATTACTGCCATAGCCAAATATGTACCAGGCACGGCCGATCACAGCCGTTCCCAGCATGAATATGCCCGGAGGGTCCGGGATATTACAGCAGACCGGGTGACCCAGTTCTCACAGGTATTCCAGCAGCTCTCCAGCAGCTTCGGGCAGATTCCCCGGGCCGCAGAGGCGGGCAAAAGCGACCGTGAGATGGAGGACTTTATGAATACGGTAACAGAAGGAGCCTGCGCCGGGTGCATCCGGCGGACCCACTGCTGGGACGCCAAGTTCTATCAGACCTACAGATATATGACGGACATGATGACCACGGTTGAGGAGTGCCCGGACATTACCGCTGCCCAGCTGCCGCCGGAGTGGAGCCGGATCTGCGGCAGGACGGGGGAGGTGCTTGAGGTGATGAAGGGGCAATATGAGCTATACCAGCATGATATGCGCTGGAAGCGGCAAATATACGACAGCCGCCAATTTGTGGCCGAGCAATTATCCGGTGTCTCGCAGGTCATGGAGGATCTGGCGAAGGAGATTAAGCGGGAAGGGCAGGCGATGTACCGTCAGGAGAGCCAGATCCGGGAGGCGCTGGAGAAGCTGGGCCTCTCCATTCACAGCATTGAGATTCTGAGTCTCGATCCCGGCCGGGTGGAGATTGAGGTCGTGCATGCCTACACCCGGGGCTTCGATGAATGCCGCAAAATGATCGCCCCGCTGCTCTCGGATATTCTGGAGGAGAATATCGCAGTGGTCAGTGAGACCGCCGTCCATCCTCGCGAGGGCTTGTCGATGGTGACCTTTGGCTCGGCCAAGGCTTACGAGATATGCTCCGGCGTAGCTGCCGCTGCGATGGGAGGCGATATGCTGTCGGGAGACAGCTTCAGTACGGTGGAGCTGGGCAACGGCACCTTTGCCGTCTCTATCAGTGACGGAATGGGGAACGGGGAGCGAGCCCGGATGGAGAGCAGCGCTGCGTTATCCATGCTGGAAAAGCTGCTGCAATCGGGGATGGATGAGAAGCTGGCGGTGAAATCCGTCAATTCCATTCTGCTGCTGCGCTCCCCGGATGAATTCTATGCGACAGTAGATATGGCGCTGATCGACCAGTATTCGGCGCAGACCATCTTCATGAAGATTGCTTCCGCTCCGAGCTTCATCCGGCGGGGCAGCGAGGTAATTCCTGTAACGGCCAGCAATCTGCCAATCGGCATCATCAAAGACATTGAGGTGGATCTGGTCACCATGCAGCTGCGTCCCGGTGATATCCTCATCATGATGACCGATGGTATTTATGATGCGCCCGGATATGCCGTTAATAAGGAGATATGGATGAAACGTCTGATTCAGGAGCTGGAGGGCGATGACCCGCAGGATATGGCGGATGAGCTGCTGGATAAGGTAATCCGCTATCAGGGGAATGAGGTCCATGATGATATGACGATTGTGGTCAGCCGTGTCGATCATTATCACCCGGAATGGTCCAGTCTGCATATGCCCGGCGTCGGCCGGATGGAGCGCCCTCGTACGGTTAGCTAA
- the yabQ gene encoding spore cortex biosynthesis protein YabQ produces MNPSVQWITLLYMILSGIAMGLAYDSYRVLSQKLRFPNWLNALLDLLYWIGAALLVFRMLYAGNQGQLRFYVVLGLFLGVWIYFLIFSITVQRFVVRLIQSVQYVCRMLWRFVTIVIGGPILWLWRLVKGTVLLIGRVLLYIFKLLLRLTKPIWVLPVRWASPYASRFVHSARIVRITEWISGWRKR; encoded by the coding sequence ATGAATCCCTCCGTTCAATGGATCACCCTGCTCTATATGATTCTGTCCGGCATTGCCATGGGACTGGCCTATGACAGCTACCGGGTGCTGTCGCAGAAGCTGAGATTTCCCAATTGGCTGAATGCGCTGCTGGATTTGCTGTATTGGATAGGGGCGGCCCTGCTGGTCTTTCGCATGCTTTATGCCGGAAACCAGGGACAATTGAGGTTTTATGTCGTTCTTGGCCTCTTTCTAGGTGTATGGATCTATTTTTTGATCTTCAGTATTACGGTGCAGCGTTTTGTGGTAAGGTTAATTCAGTCGGTTCAGTATGTATGCAGGATGCTATGGCGGTTCGTTACCATAGTCATCGGAGGTCCGATTCTCTGGCTGTGGCGCCTGGTTAAGGGAACAGTGCTGCTGATCGGCCGGGTCCTTCTTTATATTTTTAAGCTGCTGCTGCGTCTAACCAAGCCAATCTGGGTACTTCCTGTAAGGTGGGCCTCTCCGTATGCATCCCGGTTCGTTCATAGCGCCCGGATCGTGAGGATCACCGAGTGGATATCAGGGTGGCGGAAGCGCTGA
- the mazG gene encoding nucleoside triphosphate pyrophosphohydrolase has protein sequence MSATLTIVGLGSGNPDRLTLGIIKKLKAASAVYVRTAEHPVMAALAEMEIAWESFDGLYESLSSFPEVYEAITATLIEKAAAAPQGTEIVYAVPGHPMVAESAVSLLRGRCPEAGIELNILGGESFLDEAFVRLGFDPIDGFQLLDASGIRSSQLHPELHTLIGQVYDSFTASETKLCLMELYPPEYEVIAAHALGVEGEEQILRVPLYELDRLDGYGNLSLVYVPASRADEARNRTFARLHEIVDILRSPEGCPWDREQTHESLRKNLIEETYEVLETIDEDDPDHMKEELGDLLLQIMLHSQMEEELGTFSVYDVIEGLNEKLLFRHPHVFGDQAAGNAEEALQNWEGMKAEEKRRKGVEPEALSALSGVPRDLPALMKAYKLQKKASKVGFDWDNTGDVLAKIREEIDELQEAIETGQSAEEQMLELGDLLFAATNAAHFIGADPEEALTRTNRKFVARFEYIERRLRDQGVRLEDSPLEEMEGLWQEAKAEERKQ, from the coding sequence ATGAGCGCAACATTAACGATCGTCGGCCTGGGCTCCGGGAACCCGGACCGGCTGACACTCGGCATTATCAAGAAGCTGAAGGCGGCCTCGGCCGTATACGTGCGGACCGCAGAGCATCCTGTCATGGCTGCACTGGCGGAGATGGAGATCGCCTGGGAGTCCTTCGACGGGCTGTATGAGTCGCTGTCGTCCTTCCCGGAGGTCTATGAAGCCATTACGGCAACGCTGATCGAGAAGGCTGCGGCCGCTCCGCAGGGCACGGAGATCGTCTATGCCGTGCCGGGGCATCCCATGGTGGCCGAATCCGCCGTCTCCCTGCTGCGCGGGCGCTGCCCGGAGGCGGGCATTGAGCTGAATATCCTCGGCGGCGAGAGCTTCCTGGATGAAGCATTCGTCCGTCTGGGCTTTGATCCGATTGATGGCTTCCAGCTGCTGGATGCCTCCGGTATCCGCAGCTCCCAGCTCCACCCGGAGCTGCATACCCTGATCGGGCAGGTCTATGACAGCTTCACCGCGTCTGAGACTAAGCTCTGCCTGATGGAGCTCTACCCGCCCGAGTATGAGGTGATTGCCGCACATGCGCTTGGGGTGGAGGGCGAGGAGCAGATACTCCGCGTGCCGCTGTACGAGCTGGACCGGCTGGACGGCTATGGTAATCTGTCGCTGGTATATGTTCCGGCGAGCCGTGCGGATGAAGCGCGTAATCGCACCTTTGCCCGGCTGCATGAAATTGTCGATATTCTGCGGAGCCCCGAGGGCTGCCCCTGGGATCGTGAGCAGACGCATGAATCCTTGCGCAAAAATCTGATCGAAGAGACCTATGAGGTGCTGGAGACGATTGACGAGGATGATCCGGATCATATGAAGGAAGAGCTGGGTGATCTGCTGCTCCAGATTATGCTGCACTCCCAGATGGAAGAGGAGCTGGGAACCTTCAGTGTCTACGATGTCATAGAGGGGCTGAATGAGAAGCTGTTGTTCCGCCACCCGCATGTCTTCGGGGATCAGGCGGCCGGCAATGCCGAGGAAGCGCTGCAGAACTGGGAAGGGATGAAGGCTGAGGAGAAGCGGCGTAAAGGCGTGGAGCCCGAAGCCCTGTCCGCACTTAGCGGGGTCCCAAGGGATCTGCCGGCACTAATGAAGGCGTACAAGCTGCAGAAGAAGGCCTCCAAAGTCGGATTCGACTGGGACAACACCGGCGATGTGCTGGCTAAGATCCGCGAGGAGATTGACGAGCTCCAGGAGGCGATTGAGACGGGACAGTCCGCCGAGGAGCAGATGCTGGAGCTGGGCGACCTGCTGTTCGCAGCCACCAATGCGGCCCACTTCATCGGAGCCGATCCGGAAGAAGCCCTGACCCGTACCAACCGCAAGTTCGTAGCCCGGTTCGAGTATATTGAGCGGCGTCTGCGCGATCAGGGAGTCCGGCTGGAGGACAGCCCGCTTGAAGAGATGGAAGGCCTCTGGCAGGAAGCCAAGGCGGAAGAGCGGAAGCAATAG
- a CDS encoding serine/threonine protein kinase gives MSSNPSYPAGTVITGRWRGNRYVVERVLGKGANGTVYLVQREGRRERYALKIGYDTLELQSEINVLTSLQSCRKRSEHRARKESPLSSYLLESDDFKDRDHTPFYVMRYVEGRPLHHFLSRNGASWLGLVGMTILEKLQTLHECGFVFGDLKPENVMVSSYGEAELIDYGGASPIGRSVKQFTEWHDRGFWNAGSRTGDQSYDLFAFAVLCLRLLNEEGLKSAAQQLPQTRSVEELMKLARELPDKKLSSWLCLALKGGFPGSAQAAEIWRSHIYRGRKTGHETMATPRWLKNAFALSLFLLAFTLYWVFRF, from the coding sequence ATGTCGTCTAATCCATCCTATCCGGCAGGCACAGTGATTACCGGCAGATGGCGGGGGAACCGTTATGTCGTGGAGCGTGTGCTGGGGAAGGGGGCAAACGGAACCGTATATCTTGTGCAGCGGGAAGGCAGACGGGAGCGGTATGCGCTTAAGATCGGATACGATACGCTGGAGCTGCAGTCTGAGATTAACGTGCTGACCTCCCTGCAGTCCTGCCGTAAGCGCAGCGAGCACCGGGCCCGCAAGGAGTCGCCGCTATCCTCCTATTTGCTGGAATCGGATGATTTCAAGGACCGGGACCATACGCCCTTTTATGTGATGCGTTATGTGGAGGGAAGGCCGCTGCATCATTTCCTGTCCAGGAACGGCGCCTCCTGGCTGGGGCTAGTCGGAATGACGATTCTGGAGAAGCTGCAGACGCTGCATGAGTGCGGCTTCGTATTCGGAGACCTCAAGCCGGAGAATGTCATGGTATCCAGCTACGGGGAAGCCGAACTGATTGATTACGGGGGAGCAAGCCCTATCGGACGCAGTGTGAAGCAGTTCACCGAATGGCATGACCGTGGATTCTGGAATGCCGGAAGCCGGACAGGCGACCAGAGCTATGACCTGTTTGCTTTTGCCGTCCTGTGCCTGCGTCTGCTTAATGAAGAAGGGCTGAAGTCTGCAGCCCAGCAGCTGCCGCAGACAAGGAGCGTAGAGGAGCTGATGAAGCTGGCCCGCGAACTGCCGGACAAGAAGCTGTCCTCCTGGCTATGCCTCGCGCTCAAAGGCGGTTTCCCCGGTTCCGCGCAGGCTGCGGAAATCTGGCGAAGCCACATCTACAGAGGACGGAAGACCGGACATGAGACGATGGCGACCCCGCGCTGGCTCAAAAATGCGTTCGCGCTGTCTTTATTTCTGCTGGCATTCACGCTATACTGGGTTTTCCGTTTCTGA